Within the uncultured Bacteroides sp. genome, the region ATTGGGGTATAATATCCCAACCTTTTTCTCGGTCTTGAATTAATTAAATTTTCTACTATTTCTACCTGTTTTTCAGTTACTTCACTAAAGTCTGTCCCCTTAGGAAAGTATTGCCTGACTAATCCATTTATATTTTCATTTGCTCCTCTTTCCCAAGAATGATAGGGTTTGGCAAAATAGAAATTAATTCTCAATTTTGTTTCTATTTTTTTATGAAAAGCAAACTCAAACCCATTATCCGAGGTTATAGTGAAGATTTTCCCTTTAAATGATGTTAAACATTTAATAGCCGTATCTGCCATTGATTTTGGATCACGCCCCTTAAGTTTGCGTATCCATAAGCGTCCGGTAAGCCTATCATTAATGGTCATTAGTGCACTCTTTTTATTCTTTCCAATTATAGAATCTATTTCAAAATCACCAAACCTTTTGCGTTCCTCTACAATGGCAGGTCTTTGATCAATAGTTCTGCGATTTTTAAGTATCCCTCTACTATTATATTCAGAGCCGCGTTTTTTGTTTTTTCGCCCTCTTCGGCGCAAATATTTATAAAGGCGTCCTTTCTGACGTTTATCTTTCCAGATCCATTGATAAAGTATTTCATGAGAAACCATGGGAATCGACTGTAATTTGCACCGACCTGATATCTGTTCCGGACTATAATTAAATTCTATTAGCAGATCCTTTGCAAGAGCCTTCATTTCTTGGGTAAAGACTACTTTCCCAGGGCGACATTTCTTTCTTAAGTCAGCTTTCTTTTGAGCTTCACGGGGCATGTACTGATGCCAGGAGCCATAAGAATTACGAATGATTTCACGGCCTATGGTACTTTTATGAACCTTTACAAGAGAGGCTATCTCACTTTTACTTTTTCCACTGTGAAGATATGCAGAAATTTCATATCTTTGTTCTTGGGTTAAATGTTTCATCTTGTAACTGATTTTGTAGGAGATTGAGGGAACAAGATAATTATTTTATCCCATCAGAGAAAGGGGGGAAGAAAAACATTTTCCCCTTCTCTGAAAAAATATTCAATCTAAAATTCCATCAGTTGCATTTAACACTTGAATTTAGGGAATACAAAAAAATGATATAGTTGCCCGCGCATAAATTTAGGGTACTTTTTTACCAGAACAATTCATCCAATTCTATAATTTATTGATTAAACAGCGATCGTTTTTATTTTCCCATCTTCTGTATATTCCAGTTCACAAACCTTCAGACTACGAAGCCATGTCTGACCACCAGAAGGAACGCAATCGTGATGGAACAAATACCATTTTCCCTTGTATTCGGCTATTGCATGGTGAGTAGTCCATCCCACTACCGGAGGCAATATCACTCCCTGATAAACAAAAGGTCCATAAGGATTATCACCAATAGCATAGCATAACAGGTGAGTGTCACCTGTAGAA harbors:
- a CDS encoding IS30 family transposase yields the protein MKHLTQEQRYEISAYLHSGKSKSEIASLVKVHKSTIGREIIRNSYGSWHQYMPREAQKKADLRKKCRPGKVVFTQEMKALAKDLLIEFNYSPEQISGRCKLQSIPMVSHEILYQWIWKDKRQKGRLYKYLRRRGRKNKKRGSEYNSRGILKNRRTIDQRPAIVEERKRFGDFEIDSIIGKNKKSALMTINDRLTGRLWIRKLKGRDPKSMADTAIKCLTSFKGKIFTITSDNGFEFAFHKKIETKLRINFYFAKPYHSWERGANENINGLVRQYFPKGTDFSEVTEKQVEIVENLINSRPRKRLGYYTPMEFINTLKKHRRELRL